The following proteins are co-located in the Triticum aestivum cultivar Chinese Spring chromosome 1A, IWGSC CS RefSeq v2.1, whole genome shotgun sequence genome:
- the LOC123186100 gene encoding disease resistance protein RPM1, translating to MAEAILLAVSKIGAVILNEAVFAVIDKLSRKVDNLKELPAKIKRINTELNTMNDVIQHLGTTQLSNKVINGWIGNVRKLAYHVEDVIDKYSYEALKLKDEGFLDRYIFRGSRHIKVFSKIAEEVVELEEEIRHVKGLRDYWSDAVQPAKNGHAEIDRQRSGGCFPEHVSDKDLVGIDENRSKLTEWLTTNENESTVITVSGMGGLGKTTLVKNVYDREKTNFPDAHAWIVVSQAYDVVDLLKTLLTKIHDTQESPPPSPLRAGAKPHVYELTGAIKKILQDRKCLIVLDDVWDKEAYSQMFTAFRDLQGCRVMITTRKEDVAALAPPRRRLVLQPLGSVESFKLFCSRAFHNSLDHNCPPELHAVATAIVERCRGLPLAIVSSGSLLSRKQPAEHAWNDVYNHLRSELRGDNHVQAILNLSYHDLPGDLRNCFLYCSLFREDYAMSRENLVRLWVAEGFAMKKDDSTPEEVAEGYLMELIGRNMLEVVERDELFGVSTCKMHDLVRDLALAVAKEERFGSASDQSEVKDMDKEVRRFSTCGWRDNMAAAPEVEFPRLRTVISLSPALSSTNMISSVLSGSNYLTVLELQDSAIVQVPESIGNLFNLRYIGLRRTKVQSLPDTIEKLSNLETLDVKQTRIEKLPPGIVKVERLRHLLADKFADEKQVEFRYFVGVEALKKLSNFKELQTLETVHASKDLPLQLKEMKELRTVWIDNINGSNCDDLFKTLSDRPQLSSLLLSACDVKETISFQALKPVSKNFHRLIIRGGWADGTLNCPIFQGHGKNLKYLALSWCDLGSEDPLELLATHLPALTYLTLNKVRCAGALVLSAGCFPQLKTLVLKNMLDVKKLDILEGAIPYIDGIYIMSLSELSTVPCGIEALGSLKKLWMLYLHKGFKDDWDQKEMHNRMKHVLELRA from the coding sequence ATGGCAGAGGCTATACTGCTCGCTGTTTCGAAGATTGGGGCGGTCATTTTGAATGAAGCTGTCTTCGCTGTCATAGACAAGCTATCGAGGAAGGTTGATAATCTAAAGGAATTGCCGGCAAAGATCAAAAGAATCAATACAGAACTGAATACGATGAATGATGTGATTCAACACTTGGGTACAACACAACTCAGCAACAAGGTCATCAATGGTTGGATTGGAAACGTGAGGAAGCTGGCCTACCATGTTGAGGATGTTATTGACAAGTACTCGTATGAGGCTCTTAAGCTCAAGGATGAAGGCTTCCTAGATCGGTACATCTTCAGAGGTTCACGCCATATCAAGGTCTTCAGTAAAATTGCCGAGGAAGTTGTAGAGCTAGAGGAGGAGATTAGGCATGTCAAAGGACTGCGTGATTATTGGAGTGATGCAGTCCAACCTGCTAAAAATGGGCATGCAGAGATTGATAGGCAGCGATCTGGAGGCTGCTTCCCGGAACATGTTAGTGACAAGGATCTTGTGGGAATTGATGAAAACAGAAGCAAATTGACCGAATGGCTGACCACCAATGAGAACGAAAGCACAGTGATTACAGTTTCTGGTATGGGAGGCTTGGGTAAAACAACCCTTGTGAAAAATGTGTATGATCGGGAGAAAACCAACTTCCCTGATGCGCATGCTTGGATTGTGGTGTCACAGGCATATGATGTAGTGGATTTACTGAAGACATTGCTCACTAAGATACACGACACACAAGAGTCACCTCCGCCGTCACCTCTCAGGGCGGGCGCCAAACCTCATGTTTATGAGTTAACAGGGGCGATAAAGAAGATATTGCAAGATAGGAAGTGCTTGATCGTGCTTGATGATGTGTGGGATAAAGAAGCATATTCTCAGATGTTCACTGCATTTCGGGATCTCCAAGGATGCCGTGTTATGATCACAACACGGAAGGAAGATGTTGCAGCTCTTGCCCCACCGAGGCGTCGTCTAGTACTGCAACCACTGGGAAGCGTCGAGTCATTCAAGTTATTCTGCTCCAGGGCTTTCCACAACAGCCTGGACCACAATTGCCCTCCAGAGCTTCATGCGGTAGCTACTGCTATAGTTGAGCGGTGTCGTGGCCTACCATTGGCCATTGTGTCGTCTGGCAGCCTATTATCGAGGAAGCAACCGGCAGAGCATGCCTGGAATGATGTGTACAACCATCTCCGAAGCGAGCTGCGGGGGGATAACCATGTCCAAGCTATACTTAATCTGAGCTACCATGACTTGCCTGGTGATCTCAGGAACTGCTTCCTATACTGTAGCTTGTTCCGTGAAGACTATGCAATGTCACGGGAGAACCTTGTGCGGTTGTGGGTTGCAGAAGGGTTTGCGATGAAGAAAGATGACAGCACGCCGGAGGAAGTGGCTGAGGGGTATCTCATGGAACTCATCGGTCGGAATATGTTGGAAGTTGTGGAGAGGGATGAGCTCTTCGGGGTTAGTACATGTAAGATGCATGACCTTGTTCGTGACCTGGCTCTTGCTGTTGCTAAAGAGGAGAGGTTTGGCTCCGCGAGTGATCAGAGCGAAGTGAAGGACATGGATAAAGAAGTTCGCCGATTCTCAACATGTGGTTGGAGAGATAATATGGCAGCTGCTCCAGAAGTGGAATTTCCACGACTCAGGACCGTGATATCACTCTCACCGGCTTTGTCCTCTACCAACATGATTTCCTCAGTTTTGTCTGGATCCAACTACCTTACAGTTCTCGAGCTTCAAGACTCTGCAATAGTCCAAGTGCCAGAATCCATCGGGAATCTGTTCAATCTTCGCTACATTGGCTTAAGGCGCACCAAAGTTCAGTCACTGCCAGATACTATTGAAAAACTCTCAAACCTTGAGACGTTGGATGTCAAGCAAACAAGAATAGAAAAGCTACCACCAGGTATTGTAAAGGTTGAGAGGCTACGACACCTTTTAGCTGACAAGTTTGCTGACGAGAAGCAGGTGGAGTTCCGGTACTTTGTCGGAGTGGAAGCGCTGAAAAAGCTTTCCAACTTTAAAGAATTGCAAACTCTTGAGACCGTCCATGCCAGCAAGGACTTGCCACTACAACTGAAAGAAATGAAAGAGCTGCGGACTGTTTGGATTGATAACATCAATGGATCTAATTGTGATGACCTTTTCAAGACCCTCTCAGATAGGCCCCAACTTTCCAGCTTACTTCTCTCTGCATGTGATGTCAAGGAGACAATTTCTTTCCAAGCACTCAAGCCAGTGTCCAAAAATTTCCACAGACTAATCATTAGAGGTGGCTGGGCCGATGGGACACTCAATTGTCCAATATTTCAGGGTCATGGGAAGAATCTCAAGTATCTCGCGCTAAGTTGGTGCGATCTTGGGAGTGAAGACCCCCTGGAGTTACTTGCAACTCATCTGCCAGCTCTCACTTACCTCACTCTAAACAAGGTGAGATGTGCAGGTGCGTTGGTTCTTTCTGCAGGGTGCTTCCCTCAGCTTAAGACACTCGTCTTGAAGAACATGCTTGATGTCAAGAAACTGGACATTTTAGAGGGCGCCATTCCATACATTGATGGGATCTACATCATGTCACTCTCGGAGCTGAGTACGGTCCCTTGTGGCATCGAAGCCCTTGGATCTCTCAAGAAGCTCTGGATGCTGTACCTGCACAAGGGCTTCAAGGATGACTGGGATCAGAAGGAGATGCACAACAGGATGAAGCATGTTCTAGAGCTCCGTGCCTAG